One Mycolicibacterium fallax genomic window, GACAAGCTGCTGCCGGCGGGCTGGGCGGCCGAGATCGCCGGTCAGATCCCCGGCGGGCGCTGCGCGGTCGTCGCGGACGCCGGGCACTGCCCGCAGATCGAAGCACCGGAGACGGTGGCCGAACTGCTGATGGAATTCCTCTCCGATTCAGAAACGGATGGCCTGTGATGAGTGCAGAACTTGCCGACAAGGTGGCGGTGGTGACCGGTGGCGCCGGCGGCCTGGGCCGGGGCATCGCCGAGCGGCTGCTGGCCGAGGGCGCGAAGGTGGTCGTCGGTGACGTCGCCGCGCCGCCTGAGCCGCTGGGCGGCGACGCGATCTTCCGGGTGACCGACGTGTCCGACATCGACCAGGTCGGTGCCCTGGTGGCCACCGCGATCGAGCAGTTCGGCGGGCTGGACATCATGGTCAACAATGCCGGGGTCTCGGGCACCATGCATCGGCGCTTCCTCGACGACGACCTGGCCGACTTCGCGCACGTGATGGGGGTCAACGTGCTCGGGGTGATGGCCGGTACCCGGGACGCGGCGCGCCACATGGCCGAGCACGGCGGCGGGTCGATCATCAACCTGACCTCGATCGGCGGCATCCAGGCCGGCGGCGGGGTGCAGACCTACCGGGCGTCCAAGGCGGCGGTCATCCAGTTCACCAAGTCCGCCGCCATCGAGTTGGCCCGCCACGAGATCCGGGTCAACGCGATCGCGCCGGGCAACATCCGCACCGCGATCGTCAGCAAGTCGGCCTCGGCCGAGGACCGCGAACGCATCGAGGCGTTCGAGGCCGGCATTCGGGCGCAGATGCGCAACGATCGTCCGCTCAAACGGGAGGGCACCATCGAGGACGTCGCCGAGGCGGTGGTGTACCTGGCCGGGGACCGGTCGCGCTACATCACCGGGGTGGTGCTGCCGATCGACGGCGGCACGGTGGCCGGCAAGGTGCTGCCGACCCGGCCAAAGTCGGACACCACCCAATAATTAATTCAATCACTTGACTTAAATTGTGGGTAACGGTTTACTGGGCCACATGGCCGCCCCGACCGCACGCCGCGAGCGTGCCGACGCCACTCGGGAGGCGATCCTGGCCGCGGCCGAGCGGCTGTTCGCCGAGCACGGCGTCTCGGCGGTGTCCAACCGGCAGATCAGCGAGGCCGCCGGGCAGGGCAACAACACCGCCGTCGGCTACCACTTCGGCACCAAGGCCGACCTGATCCGCGCCATCGTCCGCCGACACAACGAGGCCGTGGAACGGCAGTGCCAGCAGATGGTCGCCCGGCTGGGCCCCGCCCCGGTGCTGCGGGACTGGGTGGAATGCCTGGTGTACCCGCTGGCCCGGCATCTGACCGAACTGGGGGAGCCCGGCTGGTATGCGCGGTTCTCCGCGCAGCTGATGCCCGACCCGGCGCACCGCGACATCGCCTCGGCGGAGTCGCTGACCTCGGCGGCCGTGCTGCGGATCATCGAGGGCCTCAAGGCGGCGCTGCCCGAGCTGCCCGAGGAGGTGCGCGCCGAGCGCAACGCGATGGCCCGAACCCTGATCGTGCACACCTTCGCCGACCGGGAGCGGGCGGTGGCCGCCGGCGCCCCGACCCGCCACCGCGACTGGGGGACGGCCGCGGCCGCCCTCACCGATGCCCTCACCGGGCTGCTGCAGGCCCCGGTGACCAGCCCCGATCAGCGTGAGGAACAGCCATGAAGGTGACCGTCGATGCGAACAAGTGCGTCTCCAGCGGCAACTGTGTGCTCAACGACCCGGAGGTCTTCGACCAGGACGAGGACGCCGGGGTGGTGATCCTGCTGCAGGAGAACCCCTCGCCCGAACACGCCGCCGCGGTGCACGCCGCCGCGCTGGCCTGCCCGGGCCGCGCCATCACCGTCGAGGACTGACCAGGCCAATTCGCCCACCCCAATTCGTCCCGCCCCGATACCACCGAACCGACCTCGAAGGACCCCGCCATGACCGAGACCGTCGCCGAATCCCGCACCGACCTGCCCGACTACCCGATGGAGCGCTCCGGCGCCTGCCCGTTCTCCCCGCCGACCCAGATGCTGGCGATGACCGAGACGGCGCCGTTGTCGCGGGTGCAGATCTGGGACGGCAGCACGCCGTGGCTGGTCACCGGCTACGACGTCGCGCGCAGCCTGTTCGCGGACACCCGGATCAGCGTCGATGACTGCATCGACGGCTTCCCGCACTGGAACGAGCACATGCTGTCCATCTCGACGCGGCGGCCGCGTTCGGTGTTCAACACCGACGCCGAGGAGCACACCCGGTTCCGCCGGATGCTGTCCAAGCCGTTCACCTTCCGCCGGGTGGAGGGACTGCGCCCGATCATCCAGAAGGTGACCGACGAGGCCATCGATGCGATCCTGGCCGGCCCGCAGCCCGCCGACATCGTCGAGCAGTTGGCGCTGCCGGTGCCGACCATCGTGATCAGCGAGATGCTCGGTGTGCCCTACGCCGACCACGAGTTCTTCCAGGAACACGCCAACCGGGGGCTGGCCCGCTACGCCACCGCCGAAGACACCGCCAAGGGTGCGATGGGCCTGCACAGCTACCTGGTCGACCTGGTCAAAAAGAAGATGGCGAACCCGGCCGAGGATGCCCTGTCGGATCTGGCCGAGCGGGTCAACGCCGGGGAGATCGACGAGAAGGAAGCCGCCCAGCTGGGCACCGGCCTGCTGATCGCCGGGCACGAGACCACCGCGAACATGATCGGGATCGGTGTGCTGGCGCTGCTGCAGAACCCCGAGCAGGCCGACCTGCTGCGCGAGACCGATGACCCGAAGCTGGTCGCCAACGCGGTCGAGGAACTGATGCGCTACCTGTCGATCATCCAGAACGGTCAGCGCCGGGTGGCCCTGGAGGACATCGAGATCGCCGGGGTGACGATCAAGGCCGGTGACGGCGTGATCATCGACCTGGCCCCGGCGGACTGGGACCCGAACCAGTTCGCCGATCCCGACCGGCTGCGGCTGGACCGCGAGAACGCCGGCCAGCACCTGGGTTTCGGCTACGGCCGGCACCAGTGCGTCGGTTCGCAGCTGGCCCGCGCCGAGATGCAGATCGTCTTCCAGACCCTGCTGCGCCGGATCCCCACCATGAAGCTGGCGATCCCGTTCGCCGACGTCGACTTCAAGAACGACCGGCTGGCCTACGGCGTGTACAGCCTGCCGGTCACCTGGTAGCCCGCTACGGCAGCTCGACAATCACCTTGCCCAGCGCCCGGCGATCGGCGACGAACCGGATCGCCGCGCCGGCCTCGGCCAAGGGGAACCGGGCGCCGATGTGCGGGGCGATCCGGCCCGCGGCGAACATCTCGTGCAACTCCGCGGTGTCGCGCGCGGCCTCCTCGGGAT contains:
- a CDS encoding SDR family NAD(P)-dependent oxidoreductase, yielding MSAELADKVAVVTGGAGGLGRGIAERLLAEGAKVVVGDVAAPPEPLGGDAIFRVTDVSDIDQVGALVATAIEQFGGLDIMVNNAGVSGTMHRRFLDDDLADFAHVMGVNVLGVMAGTRDAARHMAEHGGGSIINLTSIGGIQAGGGVQTYRASKAAVIQFTKSAAIELARHEIRVNAIAPGNIRTAIVSKSASAEDRERIEAFEAGIRAQMRNDRPLKREGTIEDVAEAVVYLAGDRSRYITGVVLPIDGGTVAGKVLPTRPKSDTTQ
- a CDS encoding TetR/AcrR family transcriptional regulator, translating into MAAPTARRERADATREAILAAAERLFAEHGVSAVSNRQISEAAGQGNNTAVGYHFGTKADLIRAIVRRHNEAVERQCQQMVARLGPAPVLRDWVECLVYPLARHLTELGEPGWYARFSAQLMPDPAHRDIASAESLTSAAVLRIIEGLKAALPELPEEVRAERNAMARTLIVHTFADRERAVAAGAPTRHRDWGTAAAALTDALTGLLQAPVTSPDQREEQP
- a CDS encoding ferredoxin, with amino-acid sequence MKVTVDANKCVSSGNCVLNDPEVFDQDEDAGVVILLQENPSPEHAAAVHAAALACPGRAITVED
- a CDS encoding cytochrome P450: MTETVAESRTDLPDYPMERSGACPFSPPTQMLAMTETAPLSRVQIWDGSTPWLVTGYDVARSLFADTRISVDDCIDGFPHWNEHMLSISTRRPRSVFNTDAEEHTRFRRMLSKPFTFRRVEGLRPIIQKVTDEAIDAILAGPQPADIVEQLALPVPTIVISEMLGVPYADHEFFQEHANRGLARYATAEDTAKGAMGLHSYLVDLVKKKMANPAEDALSDLAERVNAGEIDEKEAAQLGTGLLIAGHETTANMIGIGVLALLQNPEQADLLRETDDPKLVANAVEELMRYLSIIQNGQRRVALEDIEIAGVTIKAGDGVIIDLAPADWDPNQFADPDRLRLDRENAGQHLGFGYGRHQCVGSQLARAEMQIVFQTLLRRIPTMKLAIPFADVDFKNDRLAYGVYSLPVTW